A stretch of Anolis sagrei isolate rAnoSag1 chromosome X, rAnoSag1.mat, whole genome shotgun sequence DNA encodes these proteins:
- the SMIM10L3 gene encoding small integral membrane protein 10-like protein 3 isoform X2, with the protein MAAVAAAALFSALSARLSQSVAARSYGVFCKGLTRTLLIFFDLAWKLRINFPYLYVVASMMLNVRLQVHIEIH; encoded by the exons ATGGCTgcggtggcggcggcggcgctCTTCTCCGCGCTGTCCGCCCGGCTCTCCCAGTCCGTGGCCGCGCGCTCCTACGGGGTCTTCTGCAAGGGCCTCACGCGGACGCTGCTCATCTTCTTCGACTTGGCCTGGAAGCTCCGCATCAACTTCCCTTACCTCTACGTCGTGGCCTCCATGATGCTCAACGTCCGGCTCCAG GTTCATATTGAGATTCATTAA